DNA from Mustela nigripes isolate SB6536 chromosome 14, MUSNIG.SB6536, whole genome shotgun sequence:
GGCCCCTGCCTGGGCTTGCTGTGAGGAGCCTGTTGGCCTGCTGAGGGGAAAGGCTCTGGCCATCCCAGGGCATGAGACACCATCTTTGTggctgtgtccccagggcccagcacagagcagacACCTGTGTCGCCCTGCAGGAAGTAAATAAGCCGCCGGAGGAAAGCGACGGCACCTGGACAGGAAACGGGCTGGTGCCCATGAGCTATGCAGATGGGTCCATGCCCGAACCGGGACACGCGTGTGCACCTGCAGGCTGGGGCCTGCCTCCGGCCTCCCTCTGAGTGTCTGGGTCTAGTCTCAGAGCGCAGGGTGGGTGCTTGTGTGGGGACAAGCTGCTCAGAGTCCTCTCGGGGCGTGCTGTGCCCCTACTGGCCCTGCCTGGGGTGCCGCAGGGGCCGGCAGAGACGGGGCTCAGACGTACTCTCGGGCTGCAGCGGAGGGGCCGGGCCGGTAAGGCTGAGGGCTGCTGCTGGACCTCTCAGGCTCCGGGCACGTGCAGCACAGGAAGGAGCCCCCCAGCATGGCCAGGCCAGCAGACGCCCAGCCCACGAACAGGGCTGAGCCAAACTCGTACCTgcaagggggaggggggacagcaTCAGGGGTGGCTGCGAGCCTGCCCCGTCACAGCGATCCCCACGTGGGGGCAGGGGTCGTGTAGGGGAGGGGGAGCTGAGATTGGGGGCCTCCCAAGCCTCCTCAGTCTCTCCGGAGAAGTTCTGGGGCGTGCCCATCGCTCCTCCCGACCTCCAGCCagcccatcaccaccacccaggGGGACCCAGGCCCAGGGTGGGTCTGCTCCTGCTGCAGAtttgggccccccccccccccccccccccccccccccccccccagccagagGTGGTGGTCCAGGAGGGCTGCAGAATCCCGTGGAGAGGAGCAGGGCAATCCCTGCCATCTTCCTCTCAGTGCCCCTCCAGCCCACAGAACGCCCAGCCCAGGCTTCTCGCTGTCTTCTGGGGGCACACCGGGCCCTTCCCCTGGCACTAGGGCTCCCCTCCTTGTGCTGCAGCGAGCGGGCTCAGCCTCTACTCCTACACGGCTTTGccacgccccccccaccccggcctggtaccctcccatccccgcccccagctccctgcctccaTGCTTTGCTGGAGGCGCCCCCTCCTGGAGAGTCCCCTTTCTGCGCCTCCTATGCTCCTCTGACTTCAGGGCCCACTTCAGTGGCCCCCTCTCCAGGGGCTCTCCCTGACCCCTCCGGCTGTGCCTCCTGCTGACGCCTCCTGGGTGGCCTTCAGCTCCTGGCTTCAGCCTGGCTCCCTTGGGAGTGCCTGGAGGGTGGACAGCACCAGATTTCCACTTCCCCAggacccagcacagggcctgcaTACCAGGTGTCTTGGGGGAGTGCtggaggggtagggaggggtGCCAGGGAGGAGTCTGTTTCTGAGTTGAGCTGCCTCTTGGTTGGAGATCTTTGTGGCTACAGCTGCCCACCTCAGGGAGCGATCACCATGCCTGTggtctccttttcttcccctgccACACTTCTGCCTTCTCCAGGCAGCCCTCCTGATTGCAGTAGCTTGGGtgtcttttctcattctccctcagGCCCAGGGCCCCAGGTCTGTTGGGATGTCTGGGGTTGAGACCGTCCCAGTCTCTGCTCTGGCATAGCTGAGAGGTGGGGTGGAGCCTGGTGGGTCCAGGCTCTTCACCGAGCCCCCTATTCCGCCCTCCTGCCCTTGGCCTTCCTAGTCCTGGCCATTCTAGCTCCTAAATGTCCCGGAGCCTACTCTGCACTGCTAGCCTTGGGGCCCCAAGCCCTGCTCCAGACCTTTTGCCCTTCCTGGTCATATTCTCGCCCCACCGTGCTGCGTGCCAGAGCCCAGATTGTTGGCTGCCGTCCACCCAGGATGGGGAACCAAATCTTCCTCTAGTTGTAAGGCCCCCCACATCTGCCCTGACCACTTGTCCAATCACCATCTCCCAGCCCAGGACACCTGCCGCCTTGGGTAGGAGTCACAGCAAGGGGTGCACTGAGTGCTGTCCGGGGCCTGGCCTTGTGCTGAGTCCTCCCTGCAACATCTTCCTGAGCCCTTGGGTCCCAGCTCCGTTGGACAGGGACTCGCCCTTCACACAACCAGCATgcacagagctgggatttcaaTGCGGATCCAGGTTGCTGAGCTCCTGCGGTGTTCCCCACAGGACTCTCACCCCCTCAGAGGATTCAGCCACACCCTGCCTGGCGCCCCACTCCAGAGACCTTCTCaccacccaccccgcccccatttctcccacccatGTGTCCTGCTAAACAAAGGCAGCGGAGTGGGAGACGAGCTCCTTTCCTGGTCCAGGCCACACCCCGGCACTCACCTGGCATTGACTGGTGTGCTGGGGTTGAAGAACTCCTGGGTCACTAGGGTAGCATACCACGAGACGGCTGTCAAGGTGCAGAGGCCTAAGGATGGAGGAGGGAGCACTCAGCTCTGCTCTGGCCTCTGGCCGGCCACTCAGAGCGGGGCCACCTGCCATGACTGAGATGGCGGACAGGGAGCCAGGGACACTGACCTGCCAGGAGGAAGAGGACACCCCCAGAGATGGCGATGCGGCCCTTGGCGATGGGGTTGCTGTCTCCAACCCGAGTGCACTTCATGCCGACCACACTGAGGACCATGGCCACAAAGCCCAGAAGCACGGCCACCACCATCAGGGCCCGCGCTGACTGGATGTGACCtgggcagagcagagcagggggacTGAGCAGGCACCAGGAGAAGCGTGTGGGTGTGAGCAGCCTGGCAGGGaaagggctggggcaggggccagaAGCGCCTCCCAGGACCACCTGCAGCAGGTGTGAGGGGCCCCTGCGGACAGGCTGTGCGACTGAGCTTCCCCTCTacaccctccacccctgcctccccgccACTCACTCCCCCTGCAGGTTCCTTCAGGGGTTGTGTGCCCTGCCAGGGTACTTGGAGGACTtctctcctctgctgctccctggcTGTGAGACTCCCTTTGGGGCCTGGCCTCCCAAGCAATGGGGCCTTGCAGATTCAGCAGGAGGGAGTGAGGGCGTCTAAGGCCCATCTCAGCCCCAAGCTGGCTCTCGGAAAGGGACATTTTCCCCATCAGCCATTCTGGCTCCTGGtcaccttcccctctgccctctgaGTCACCCACGGCAGCTGGACACCTGTGCGCAGTTCAGTCCTGGGCCGCAGGCCACTCCGGGGAGCTAGGTCCCTGAAGGAGACCAGGTGACCTGCCTGGATGGGTGTCTTGTGATAGCTGCCAGGCTCAGGCCTGCGCCGCCCTGGGCAGAGGGTGGGTGGGTCAGCCCAGAGCCGGGGCTAGAGCTGCAGTGGGGCCTGTTTGCAAGCCAACTTGTCAAGTTCAAATGCACACCCCAGGAGAAGGACCTATGTACCCAAGAACCTGTGGGCATAGgcacgcatgtgtgtgcgtgtgtgttgcACACCCAAATGGAAGCATGCTTGTTCAGATGGCAAGCCTGGCGTGAAGGTGTGTGTCACAGTGTGTCTGCAGACAGAGCatgggcgggggtggaggggagccCGAGTGCCAGGCACTCCGCCACTCATCTATCTCGTCTAACCCTCTGCAGTCCTGTGACGTCTTAGTGCTCCCCTCTACATCTACAGATGAGGACATTAGAACACAGAGAGGCTTGGTGACTCCTTGAAGGTgacagtggcagagctgggatctgggcCCAGGGTGGCTGGAGCCTGGAGTACCTGCCCTCCACGGAGCACCAGGCGGGCCGGGGTTTTCAAAAGCACATGGGGGCCGGGGGTGGAGAATGGAGCCCCATACAGGCGGCAGCCTGCGCGCGAGCTTGCTCTGGACCTCCCCTTCCCCGGCACCCCACCTTCCCAACCCAGCTGGAGGGAGGCCTACCTTCCAGGGCGAGCAGGGAGTCATAGAGCTTGCACTGCACCTGCCCGGTGCTCTGGGAGGCGCAGGACATCCAGAGCCCTTCGTAGAGGCCCACGGCCGTGATGATGGCGTCACCCGCGTAGGAGGACTGCTTCCACTGCGGTAGGGCGGTGCTGGCGATGAtgcccacccagccacccagggcCAGGAAGTAGCCCAGGAGCTGGAGGCCTGAGTTGGCCATGgcccaggggagggggctggaggttCCAGGGCTCAGGGCTGAGCCAGGGTCCCTAGGGGGACAGGGGTCATGGCCAGGTGAAAGGAGCTGCTGGGTGGAGGGCGGGGGAGCAGTGAGTGGCCAGAGGCTGAGAAGGAGAGGTGTTAGTCCAGCAGGAGCagcggagccaaaggcagcggctctgGGCTCTAGAATGCAGGGGGAGGCCCAGGGGCTGGAAAGGCCAGGGGCCCGCCCACAGCAGCTGCCTAAGTCAGGACAGGGTCCCCAGCTGAGCTCCTGCCAGCcccctgggggcggggaggtggagCCGTGGTCCAGGTGGGTGCCCTTGCCCCACCTCCCAGGGAtagagaggggaggggttgggaggggtGACCCTGCTTGCCCTCAGGGCCTTCCTGCTAGGGAACCCCCTTTAGGAACCACGAAAGTTCTAGTTCCTGCCCAAGCGCCAGCCCCAAGATGATGGATTTTGCTACTGCATGGCTGAACTGACCCTTGGGGTTTTCAGTCCTCTGACTGTAGGACAGAAATAGAATTCTACTTTGCAGGGGGTAAGACTAGAGTTAGACATCAGGGAGAACTTTTTGGAGAGGACTCTGAGGCCAGACAGGGATGGATGTTAGGGAGGAGGGGTCCCAGGTTCTGGGGGACCATATGTATCAAAAGCAGGGGAGGCCAGGCCAGGGAATATGCACTTATGGGGTCTGTTTGAGATCTGAGTGGGGCAGAAGAGGGACCCCATCAAGGCTGGGTCAGACCTGGTGGCCAGCCAGCAAGGGTCCTGGCCAGGGAGGTGGGAGATAGCGCTGACCATCTGGCATCAGCCTGAGGGAAGGCAGACTGTTCAACCCCACTAATCCTTTTGCTGGCTGGTTTAGTAGCTCCTGCTGGGGCTAGAGGAACCGGGCCCTGGCCCCCCAGTTCCAGAACAGCCTGACGGGGAGCCAGGAGCTGTGGCCTCTGCACATTCCTGGGGTTCAGGCTGCCCCTCCCAGtggcttcccccttctctctcccatcccAGCTCAGCCCTCTGGAGCGGGGGAATATTTAACTCTCCTCTAGCTCATTAGCAATCCCCTCACGTTCAGTTTGGCCCCTGGGCTCCAGTGGGCGTGGGTGCAAGGGGAATGTCACAATCCTGCTCTGACTCCCACCAGCCCCAGGCTGCCCCCTCTGTCCCCAGCGGCCCACCTGCCTTTCCCGGACCGCACTGGGGAAAGCAGGGTCTGGCTGCCgaccccccaacctcccccataGTCTTCTTCCCCTGCaggaggggggcggggtgggggtgctctGCAGGGACTCGTCCCCAGCCTGCTCCCTCACATTCTTCACATGGCTATGCAAACGAGAGGGTGCCAGGCACCGCGCAGACAATGGCTGCCCTGTGCACCCGCCCAGGGCGTGGGCCCCTGGTATGGCCTGCAGCTCCAGCAGCTGGGGGGCAGGAGTGGGCACTGTGTGGCCTGCAGTGCCACACATGGGGCCAACACTGGGTCCCGTCTGTGCTGAGAAGGCCAGAGCCATGTGGACCCACGGACGCACAGACCGGCTTCCCGGGATGGACCAAGGGTCCCCGAATTCAAAGGGGACCTAGAAGAGTGGAGAAGTCAGTCCTGAGTTGGGATCCCTCTTCTACCACAGGCAGTTTGGAGACCGTGGGATTAGGGGAAACAGGACATGGCCAGGGCCCAGAGCAGGACACCTGGGGACACAGTGAGCACAGTTTCTGCGCATGAGCTGTGTGGTCCTCAAGGCAGCCGCTGGCACTGGGCAGGCCAAGAGGTGACCTATGTGGGCCCAGGATGCAGCAGATCAGTGTGCTAGTGCCACACGCTGCTTTCTTAGGAGGACTCTGATGAATGAGGGGGCTGAGAGCCAAAGAAGGGAAGTGAGCCACTTAACGTCACACAGTTGCCCCCAGGAGCGAAGTCTAGGGATGCTGAGGCCGTAGAGATGTCGGGATGCCTGCATGCCCCTCTGTCCAGtgcctccctcccttgctctggGGCCCCAGAGCCACTCTGTGGTCCAGAATGAGGCTCACATCTCCTCTGAAGCTCTTCTGGGTAACCCTCCTCTTTGCTATTGGAGGTTTCCAGTCTGTTCTGTGAGAATATCCTCTCCTACCCTGAGGGCCTTCCCTCACCAAGGTTCCAAATCCTTCCAGATCCACAGATCTCAGTCCTGGGGGAAGttccctacccccgcccccatgGTCCCCTGCAGTCCAGTGACTCCCAGGCATGCGGGGACAGCGGGatggctcagggtcctggcccAGCCTCTGTTTGAAGTTAACTAGAAGCCGCCCTGGGTGCCACGCTTCCTAACAAGTGGCTTCATGTATGTGACAAGAAGCTTAGCTCTACCTCTGCCCCCAAAAACCTTTGTGACATTGGGCAAGTCCCTTAGCCTCTCTGAGATAAAATAGGGATGTCGGGATGGCACTGGCCCTGTCTGGGTCATGAGGGAGTTACAGGGATCAAATAATGGGCAAAAGTGCTTTTGGAAAACGTCCTGTGCCTGGAGAAATGAGGCTGGCTAATGAAAGCTCTTCCCAAAAGCCTCCCTCCTGAATGAGACCCAGTGCTCTCTCATCCTGGGTGTGAGCGCTGCCTGTGGCTGGAGACCCACGGCCCCCTCCTGCCCGGTGGTGCCTGGCAGAAAGCCAGGCTCTGCTGCTGCGTGTTGATCATTGACTGGTTTGGGGATTCTGTGTTTCTGCCTCCCTTCCAGCGACACACTGAAGCGGTTTCCttggcccctccctctgcccattggGAGGGTCTGATTCAGATGGTTTTCATCCAGCACGCTCGGCAGGCACCCCCTGAAATGCTGGGGGCTCAGGGGGTCGTGCTGCTCTTACTCCCCTTGCAACTCAGACTCACTCCCCCGTGGAATGGAGGGGACTTGCCTCAGGCCACCAGCGGTGTCCCTGCAGGGCCAAGTGCCCGGAGATTTAATGCTCTGCACCTCCCTCTACTCATAGCATTTGGT
Protein-coding regions in this window:
- the CLDN19 gene encoding claudin-19 isoform X2, which gives rise to MGKMSLSESQLGAEMGLRRPHSLLLNLQGPIAWEARPQRESHSQGAAEERSPPSTLAGHTTPEGTCRGSHIQSARALMVVAVLLGFVAMVLSVVGMKCTRVGDSNPIAKGRIAISGGVLFLLAGLCTLTAVSWYATLVTQEFFNPSTPVNARYEFGSALFVGWASAGLAMLGGSFLCCTCPEPERSSSSPQPYRPGPSAAAREPVVKLSASAKGPLGV
- the CLDN19 gene encoding claudin-19 isoform X1, whose amino-acid sequence is MANSGLQLLGYFLALGGWVGIIASTALPQWKQSSYAGDAIITAVGLYEGLWMSCASQSTGQVQCKLYDSLLALEGHIQSARALMVVAVLLGFVAMVLSVVGMKCTRVGDSNPIAKGRIAISGGVLFLLAGLCTLTAVSWYATLVTQEFFNPSTPVNARYEFGSALFVGWASAGLAMLGGSFLCCTCPEPERSSSSPQPYRPGPSAAAREPVVKLSASAKGPLGV